The Acinetobacter defluvii genome includes a region encoding these proteins:
- the cyoA gene encoding ubiquinol oxidase subunit II, translating to MRQTILAVLSLSTLAALLTGCGGDMVLLNSKGPVAEGQSNLMMTAIYLMLLVVIPSIIMALVFGWKYRASNKDADYKPTWAHSTAIEIVVWGVPVIIIGILAYLTWWGSHKYDPYRPLESDKAPVTIQVIAEQFKWIFIYPEQQIATVNEIRFPEKTPVNFKVTSNFTMNSFFIPKLAGQIYAMAGMQTQLHVLADETGVYRGFSSNYSGYGFTQMRFLAHSVTEPEFNNWVEAIKAGKANSINPEAQQKTVLDAAEFATLKDGDRSKHQIENMVKNAHTPEEKALAEEAERKGPFPTKPYPVTYYSSVEPNLFESIINKYMSNYHGADHSVQAGAEHVNAEHATASVEE from the coding sequence ATGAGACAAACAATTTTAGCTGTATTGTCTTTATCTACGCTAGCTGCGCTCTTAACTGGGTGTGGTGGTGATATGGTACTACTAAACTCTAAAGGTCCAGTTGCTGAAGGTCAAAGTAACCTGATGATGACTGCGATTTATTTAATGCTTTTGGTCGTAATTCCTTCGATCATTATGGCGTTAGTGTTTGGTTGGAAATATCGTGCGTCAAATAAAGATGCAGACTATAAACCTACTTGGGCACATTCAACTGCAATTGAAATTGTAGTATGGGGTGTTCCTGTAATTATTATTGGTATTCTTGCGTATTTAACATGGTGGGGCTCACATAAATATGACCCATACCGTCCGCTTGAATCTGACAAAGCACCTGTAACTATTCAAGTTATTGCCGAACAGTTCAAATGGATATTTATCTATCCTGAGCAACAAATTGCAACTGTTAACGAAATTCGTTTCCCAGAAAAAACGCCTGTTAACTTTAAAGTGACTTCTAACTTTACAATGAACTCTTTCTTCATTCCTAAGTTAGCGGGTCAAATCTATGCAATGGCAGGTATGCAAACTCAGTTACACGTATTAGCTGATGAAACTGGCGTATACCGTGGTTTCTCTTCTAACTATAGTGGTTATGGCTTCACACAAATGCGCTTTTTAGCTCATTCAGTCACTGAGCCAGAATTTAACAACTGGGTAGAAGCAATTAAAGCAGGTAAAGCGAATTCAATTAACCCTGAAGCTCAACAAAAAACTGTTTTAGATGCAGCAGAGTTTGCAACGCTTAAAGACGGTGACCGTTCTAAACATCAAATTGAGAACATGGTCAAAAATGCGCATACCCCAGAAGAAAAAGCACTTGCAGAAGAAGCTGAACGTAAAGGTCCATTCCCTACTAAGCCGTATCCTGTAACTTACTATTCTTCAGTTGAGCCTAATTTGTTCGAAAGCATTATCAATAAATACATGAGCAACTACCACGGTGCGGATCATTCTGTACAAGCGGGTGCTGAGCATGTGAATGCTGAACATGCAACTGCTTCAGTAGAGGAATAA